A genome region from Lytechinus pictus isolate F3 Inbred chromosome 16, Lp3.0, whole genome shotgun sequence includes the following:
- the LOC129279287 gene encoding fibropellin-3: MGYDGQNCGRFTGANCGYNIFESTGVIESPNYPANYNNRADCLYLVRIKGARIITFTIEDFMTEVFKDVVEYGVGPVADFNQALGSFEGNLSSTNQVPAPFSVANEQAWFLFSTDRNIPQKGFRITFTSDGDDCSPNPCLNGATCVDQVNDYECICPPGFTGDNCETDIDECASTPCLNGGDCVDQVNGYICNCVPGFNGVNCENNINECASSPCQNGGTCVDGINQFACTCLAGYTGTLCETEIDECASSPCQNGGSCNDFVNRYTCDCLSGFTGTNCETNINECASGPCLNGGSCVDGVNGYVCQCLPNFTGTHCEISLDACISMPCQNGATCRNAGGEYVCECLPGYTGINCEININECASLPCQNGAQCIDGIDMYTCQCRQGYTGVNCEEVGFCDLEGIWYNECNDQITIVKTSTGMMLGDHVTYSERVIGIAAPTVVVGYASNNYDFPSFGFTVVRDNGQTTTSWTGQCHLCDGQEVLYTTWIESSMVNTCEDIKRANKVGQDKWTRYEQSFAPQPEI, encoded by the exons ATGGGCTATGATGGGCAGAACTGCGGACGTTTTACAG GTGCAAACTGCGGATACAACATCTTCGAATCAACCGGAGTGATCGAATCTCCTAACTATCCGGCTAATTATAATAACCGAGCTGATTGTTTGTACCTCGTCCGCATCAAGGGTGCACGTATCATCACTTTTACAATCGAAGACTTCATGACTGAGGTCTTTAAAG ATGTTGTGGAGTATGGTGTTGGACCTGTGGCTGATTTTAACCAAGCTCTTGGATCGTTCGAGGGTAACCTATCATCAACCAACCAGGTACCTGCCCCATTCTCAGTGGCGAATGAACAGGCTTGGTTTCTCTTTTCAACGGATCGTAACATCCCCCAGAAAGGATTCAGAATCACTTTTACATCAG ATGGAGACGACTGTAGCCCTAATCCGTGTCTGAATGGAGCGACTTGTGTTGATCAGGTCAATGATTATGAGTGTATCTGCCCGCCTGGGTTCACCGGTGATAACTGCGAAACAG ATATTGATGAATGTGCTAGCACACCTTGTCTTAACGGCGGTGATTGTGTTGATCAAGTCAATGGATACATCTGTAATTGTGTTCCTGGTTTCAATGGAGTTAACTGCGAGAACA ATATAAATGAATGCGCGAGCAGCCCTTGTCAGAATGGAGGTACTTGTGTAGACGGTATCAATCAGTTTGCCTGCACCTGTCTGGCTGGATACACCGGAACACTGTGCGAAACAG AAATTGACGAATGCGCAAGCAGCCCTTGTCAAAATGGCGGATCTTGCAACGATTTCGTGAATAGATACACATGTGACTGTCTAAGTGGGTTTACTGGGACCAACTGTGAAACAA ATATCAACGAATGTGCAAGTGGCCCTTGTCTTAATGGAGGCTCCTGTGTGGACGGCGTCAATGGTTACGTGTGCCAGTGTCTACCCAACTTTACAGGAACACACTGTGAGATAT CATTGGATGCATGCATTAGCATGCCGTGTCAGAACGGAGCAACGTGTAGAAACGCTGGTGGAGAATATGTTTGTGAATGTCTACCCGGATATACAGGAATTAATTGTGAAATCA ATATCAATGAATGTGCCAGTCTTCCGTGTCAGAATGGTGCACAGTGCATCGATGGTATAGACATGTACACCTGCCAGTGTCGCCAAGGATACACTGGTGTCAATTGCGAGGAAG tTGGATTCTGTGACTTGGAGGGTATTTGGTATAACGAGTGTAATGATCAGATTACCATCGTCAAGACATCAACAGGGATGATGCTAGGGGATCATGTCACCTATAGCGAACGTGTCATCGGTATTGCAG CCCCTACTGTGGTGGTTGGTTACGCCAGTAACAACTATGACTTCCCGTCGTTTGGCTTTACCGTTGTCCGTGATAACGGTCAAACGACCACCAGCTGGACTGGTCAGTGTCATCTATGTGATGGTCAAGAAGTGTTATATACTACATGGATAGAGAGTAGCATGGTCAATACTTGTGAAGACATCAAGAGAGCTAACAA GGTCGGACAGGATAAATGGACGAGATACGAGCAGAGCTTCGCCCCTCAACCCGAGATATAA